A single region of the Xiphophorus maculatus strain JP 163 A chromosome 3, X_maculatus-5.0-male, whole genome shotgun sequence genome encodes:
- the dnajc28 gene encoding dnaJ homolog subfamily C member 28, whose product MSSSLLLSPWHRGFRHGRLLLLSSRRSRWFSSDDRISRSLRESYRVLQLPAEGRSSPAEVRAAYLRLAKLYHPDCGEPTADAGLFALVEEAYRAVLAHQSKTRQPDGATEDDEDKSQGNALQHRHYLSYEGVGSGTPSQRERQYRQVRVDRAAEQVLSYRQREHERAAAADGAMAERDARQRSHKIKITQAVERLVEDLIQESMARGDFRNLSGAGKPLNKFQHNPYADPMTHNLNRILIDNGYQPPWVVTQRDIREGAARVRSRLLEGRARLGDPMTPAERRHWERLCSAVEEELAKLNKMVDDYNLIVPMLGMQMVHFSLAREAARAQRVAEQRRAELLQVRQEERERRKEEKKRANSANRTPAKRRGLVSWMQSLLGY is encoded by the coding sequence ATGAGCAGCAGCCTCCTGCTGTCGCCATGGCACCGGGGTTTCCGTCATGGCCGCCTCCTGCTCCTGTCCTCCCGGCGGTCCAGGTGGTTCAGCTCGGACGACCGGATCAGCCGCAGCCTCCGGGAGAGCTACAGGGTGCTGCAGCTGCCTGCCGAGGGCCGCAGCAGCCCCGCGGAGGTGAGGGCCGCCTACCTACGCCTCGCCAAGCTCTACCACCCGGACTGCGGCGAGCCCACCGCCGACGCCGGGCTGTTCGCTCTGGTCGAGGAGGCGTACCGGGCCGTCCTGGCCCATCAGAGTAAGACCCGACAGCCGGACGGAGCGACGGAGGACGACGAGGACAAAAGCCAAGGAAACGCTCTGCAGCACCGACACTACCTGAGCTACGAGGGCGTGGGCTCAGGAACCCCCAGCCAGCGGGAGCGGCAGTACCGGCAGGTCCGTGTGGACCGGGCCGCCGAGCAGGTCCTCAGCTACCGCCAGAGAGAGCACGAGCGCGCCGCGGCAGCCGACGGGGCGATGGCGGAGCGGGACGCCCGTCAGCGCAGCCACAAGATCAAGATCACGCAGGCGGTGGAGCGGCTGGTGGAGGACCTGATCCAGGAGTCCATGGCCCGCGGAGACTTCCGGAACCTGAGCGGCGCCGGGAAGCCGCTCAACAAGTTCCAGCACAACCCGTACGCCGACCCCATGACCCACAACCTCAACCGCATCCTCATCGACAACGGCTACCAGCCGCCCTGGGTGGTGACGCAGCGCGACATCCGGGAGGGCGCCGCCCGGGTCCGGAGCCGGCTGCTGGAGGGCCGGGCGCGGCTCGGCGACCCCATGACCCCGGCAGAGCGCCGCCACTGGGAGCGGCTCTGCAGCGCCGTGGAGGAGGAGCTGGCGAAGCTCAACAAGATGGTGGACGACTACAACCTGATCGTCCCCATGCTGGGCATGCAGATGGTCCACTTCAGCCTGGCCCGGGAGGCGGCGCGGGCCCAAAGGGTTGCCGAGCAACGGAGGGCGGAGCTTCTGCAGGTCCGGCAGGAAGAGAGGGAGCggaggaaggaggagaagaagagagcCAACTCTGCAAACAGGACTCCAGCTAAGAGGCGAGGCCTGGTGTCCTGGATGCAGAGTCTGCTCGGATACTAA
- the LOC102234360 gene encoding potassium voltage-gated channel subfamily E member 1-like, translated as MLRFNSTELQSLLLSVLQHCLNSSGLQPPGNHTTHYALQQAAASARGRPQPEELMFILLVVGLFSFFTFGIMLSYIRSRKLESSQDPYHQYIAHDWSAVAGPPRAVAEALQRGAQDPVVLCNPAALQPLPE; from the coding sequence aTGCTCCGCTTCAACAGCACCGAGCTGCAGTCTCTGCTACTCTCCGTCCTGCAGCACTGCCTCAACAGCAGCGGCCTCCAGCCGCCCGGGAACCACACTACCCATTATGCTTTGCAGCAAGCGGCGGCCTCCGCCAGGGGGCGCCCTCAGCCTGAGGAGCTGATGTTCATCCTGCTGGTGGTCGGCCTCTTCAGCTTCTTCACCTTCGGCATCATGCTGAGCTACATCCGCTCCAGGAAGCTGGAGAGCTCCCAGGACCCGTACCACCAGTACATCGCCCACGACTGGAGCGCCGTGGCGGGGCCGCCCAGGGCCGTAGCCGAGGCGCTGCAGCGGGGGGCCCAGGACCCGGTGGTCCTCTGCAACCCTGCGGCTCTGCAGCCGCTGCCGGAATAA
- the LOC102234102 gene encoding sodium channel subunit beta-1-like, with the protein MSCWTFLVAFSLLAPRCHAGCAEVDPMTEAVAGEGFLLNCISCKKREEVSARATVDWHFKRPDDHEFTQIFHYKHPKAEVLHEDFSDRLQWQGTLNDDIQIGAVFIQNVTFNDSGTYRCTFSRTLLLPLQPENVVVEKEVELTVVAAANRELTAVISEIVMYVLIVVLQLWLILVMVYCYKKIWNEHEAREAKKALEAEGSLLESKDHCDGMQAE; encoded by the exons CGCCTCGGTGCCACGCAGGCTGTGCGGAGGTGGACCCCATGACCGAAGCCGTGGCGGGAGAAGGATTCCTGCTCAACTGCATTTCCTGTAAGAAAAGAGAGGAAGTGTCGGCCCGAGCCACGGTGGACTGGCACTTCAAACGGCCCGACGACCACGAGTTCACACAG ATCTTCCACTATAAACACCCCAAAGCTGAAGTCCTCCATGAAGACTTCAGCGACCGGCTGCAGTGGCAGGGAACGCTGAACGACGACATCCAGATCGGCGCCGTTTTCATCCAGAACGTCACCTTCAACGACAGCGGGACGTACCGCTGCACCTTCAGCCGCACCCTCCTCCTGCCGCTGCAGCCCGAGAACGTGGTGGTGGAGAAGGAGGTGGAGCTCACCGTGGTGGCCGCAG ccAACCGGGAGCTGACGGCGGTGATCTCTGAGATCGTGATGTACGTCCTGATCGTGGTTCTGCAGCTGTGGCTCATCCTGGTCATGGTCTACTGCTACAAGAAGATCTGGAACGAACACGAAGCGCGAGAGGCGAAGAAAGCGCTGGAAGCGGAGGGATC ACTGCTGGAGTCCAAGGATCACTGTGACGGCATGCAGGCGGAGTAA